A region from the Citrobacter koseri ATCC BAA-895 genome encodes:
- the cysI gene encoding assimilatory sulfite reductase (NADPH) hemoprotein subunit: MSEKHPGPLVVEGKLADAERMKLESNYLRGTIAEDLNDGLTGGFKGDNFLLIRFHGMYQQDDRDIRAERAEQKLEPRHAMLLRCRLPGGVITTRQWQAIDKFAAENTIYGSIRLTNRQTFQFHGILKKNVKPVHQMLHSVGLDALATANDMNRNVLCTSNPYESELHAEAYEWAKKISEHLLPRTRAYAEIWLDQEKVATTDEEPILGQTYLPRKFKTTVVIPPQNDIDLHANDMNFVAVAENGKLVGFNLLVGGGLSIEHGNKKTYARTASEFGYLPLEHTLAVAEAVVTTQRDWGNRTDRKNAKTKYTLERVGVETFKAEVERRAGIKFEPIRPYEFTGRGDRIGWVKGIDNKWHLTLFIENGRILDYPGRPLKTGLLEIAKIHKGEFRITANQNLIIAGVPESQKAKIEKLARNHGLMNAVTSQRENSMACVSFPTCPLAMAEAERFLPTFVDKVDALMTHHGVSDEHIVLRVTGCPNGCGRAMLAEVGLVGKAPGRYNLHLGGNRIGTRIPRMFKENITEPEILASLDELIGRWVKEREAGEGFGDFTVRAGIIRPVLDPARDFWE; the protein is encoded by the coding sequence ATGAGCGAAAAACATCCAGGCCCACTGGTGGTCGAAGGTAAACTGGCAGATGCCGAGCGCATGAAGCTTGAGAGCAACTACCTGCGCGGCACCATTGCTGAAGATTTGAATGACGGCCTGACCGGCGGTTTTAAAGGCGACAACTTTCTGCTGATCCGTTTTCACGGTATGTACCAGCAGGATGACCGCGACATTCGCGCCGAGCGCGCCGAGCAGAAGCTGGAGCCGCGTCATGCGATGCTGCTGCGTTGCCGTCTGCCGGGTGGGGTTATCACCACCAGACAGTGGCAGGCGATCGATAAATTCGCCGCGGAAAATACGATTTACGGCAGCATTCGCCTGACTAACCGTCAGACCTTCCAGTTCCACGGCATTCTGAAAAAGAACGTGAAGCCGGTACATCAGATGCTGCACTCCGTTGGGCTGGACGCGCTGGCGACCGCCAACGACATGAACCGTAACGTGCTGTGCACCTCTAACCCGTATGAGTCTGAGCTGCATGCCGAAGCCTATGAGTGGGCGAAAAAGATCTCCGAGCATTTGCTGCCGCGTACTCGCGCCTATGCGGAGATCTGGCTTGATCAGGAAAAGGTCGCCACAACGGATGAGGAGCCGATCCTCGGCCAGACCTATCTGCCGCGTAAGTTCAAAACGACCGTGGTGATCCCGCCGCAGAACGACATCGATCTGCACGCCAACGACATGAACTTTGTCGCCGTGGCGGAAAACGGCAAGCTGGTGGGCTTTAACCTGCTGGTCGGCGGCGGGCTTTCCATTGAGCACGGGAACAAGAAAACGTATGCCCGCACCGCGAGCGAGTTCGGCTATCTGCCGCTGGAGCATACCCTGGCGGTGGCGGAAGCGGTGGTGACGACTCAGCGCGACTGGGGTAATCGTACCGATCGTAAAAACGCCAAAACCAAATACACTCTGGAGCGTGTTGGGGTCGAGACGTTCAAGGCGGAAGTCGAGCGTCGTGCAGGCATCAAATTTGAACCGATCCGCCCGTATGAATTTACCGGGCGCGGCGATCGCATCGGTTGGGTGAAAGGCATCGACAACAAATGGCACCTGACGCTGTTTATTGAGAATGGCCGTATTCTGGATTATCCGGGGCGCCCGCTGAAAACCGGTCTGCTGGAGATCGCGAAGATCCACAAGGGCGAATTCCGTATTACCGCCAACCAGAACCTGATCATTGCCGGCGTGCCGGAAAGCCAGAAAGCGAAGATTGAAAAACTGGCGCGCAACCACGGCCTGATGAATGCGGTCACGTCGCAGCGTGAAAACTCGATGGCCTGCGTATCGTTCCCGACCTGCCCGCTGGCGATGGCGGAAGCGGAGCGTTTCCTGCCGACCTTTGTCGATAAAGTGGACGCGTTGATGACCCACCACGGCGTGAGCGATGAGCACATCGTGCTGCGCGTGACGGGCTGCCCAAATGGCTGCGGACGCGCCATGCTGGCGGAAGTCGGCCTGGTGGGGAAAGCGCCGGGCCGTTATAACCTGCATCTGGGCGGCAATCGCATCGGAACGCGTATCCCGCGTATGTTCAAAGAGAACATTACCGAGCCGGAAATTCTGGCGTCGCTGGATGAACTGATTGGGCGCTGGGTGAAAGAGCGCGAAGCGGGTGAAGGCTTCGGCGACTTTACGGTGCGTGCGGGCATCATTCGCCCGGTGCTCGATCCCGCCCGGGATTTCTGGGAATAA
- the cysJ gene encoding NADPH-dependent assimilatory sulfite reductase flavoprotein subunit: protein MTTQAPPSALLPLNPEQLARLQAATTDLSPTQLAWVSGYFWGMLNQQPGTLAATPAPVAEMPGITLISASQTGNARRVAEALRDDLLAAKLSVTLVNAGDYKFKQIANEKLLVVVASTQGEGEPPEEAVALRKFLFSKKAPKLDNTAFAVFGLGDTSYEFFCQAGKDFDSKLAELGGERLLDRVDADVEYQAAAQEWRARVVDVLKARAPSASAAQVAVAATGAVNDVHSSPYTKEAPLSASLAVNQKITGRDSEKDVRHIEIDLGDSGLRYQPGDALGVWYQNDPELVKEIVELVWLKGTEPVTVNGKVLPLAEALQWHFELTVNTANIVENYATLTRSESLLPLVGDKAQLQHYAATTPIVDMLRFSPAQLDADALVGLLRPLTPRLYSIASSQAEVESEVHITVGAVRYEIEGRARAGGASSFLADRVEEEGEVRVFIEHNDNFRLPANPETPVIMIGPGTGIAPFRAFMQQRAADEAPGKNWLFFGNPHFTEDFLYQVEWQRYVKEGVLSRIDLAWSRDQKEKIYVQDKLREQGAELWRWINDGAHIYVCGDANCMAKDVEQALLEVIAEFGGMDAEAADEFLSELRVERRYQRDVY from the coding sequence ATGACAACACAGGCCCCACCATCCGCTTTGCTTCCGCTAAACCCGGAGCAGCTGGCACGCCTTCAGGCGGCCACAACCGATCTTTCTCCCACCCAGCTTGCCTGGGTTTCCGGCTATTTCTGGGGAATGCTGAACCAGCAGCCGGGCACGCTCGCCGCCACGCCAGCGCCTGTCGCTGAAATGCCGGGTATTACGCTTATTTCTGCATCGCAAACCGGCAATGCGCGGCGCGTGGCGGAAGCCCTGCGCGATGACCTGCTGGCGGCGAAACTGAGCGTCACGCTGGTTAATGCGGGCGACTACAAATTCAAACAGATCGCCAATGAAAAGCTGCTGGTTGTGGTCGCGTCCACGCAGGGCGAAGGCGAGCCGCCGGAAGAAGCCGTTGCGCTGCGTAAGTTTCTGTTCTCTAAAAAAGCGCCGAAGCTCGACAACACCGCCTTCGCCGTCTTTGGCCTCGGTGATACCTCCTATGAATTTTTCTGCCAGGCGGGTAAAGATTTCGACAGCAAGCTGGCGGAACTGGGGGGGGAGCGTCTGCTCGATCGCGTCGATGCGGATGTGGAATACCAGGCGGCGGCACAAGAATGGCGGGCTCGCGTTGTTGACGTACTGAAAGCGCGTGCGCCGAGCGCATCGGCAGCGCAGGTCGCTGTCGCGGCAACGGGGGCCGTGAATGACGTGCATTCCAGCCCTTATACCAAAGAAGCGCCGCTGAGCGCCTCGCTCGCCGTCAATCAGAAAATCACCGGCCGCGACTCGGAAAAAGATGTGCGCCATATCGAAATCGATCTGGGCGATTCTGGCCTGCGTTATCAGCCGGGCGATGCCCTGGGCGTCTGGTATCAGAACGATCCTGAACTGGTCAAAGAGATCGTCGAACTGGTCTGGCTGAAAGGCACGGAGCCGGTCACCGTTAACGGTAAGGTGCTGCCGCTTGCCGAAGCCTTGCAGTGGCATTTTGAGCTGACGGTGAACACCGCCAATATCGTGGAAAACTACGCCACGCTGACCCGCAGCGAATCGCTGTTGCCGCTGGTGGGTGATAAAGCCCAGTTGCAGCATTACGCCGCGACGACGCCTATCGTTGATATGCTGCGTTTCTCTCCGGCTCAGCTGGATGCTGACGCGCTGGTGGGGCTGCTGCGCCCGCTGACGCCGCGTCTTTACTCGATAGCCTCTTCCCAGGCGGAAGTCGAGAGCGAAGTGCATATCACCGTAGGCGCCGTGCGTTATGAAATAGAAGGCCGGGCGCGGGCGGGCGGGGCATCAAGCTTCCTGGCCGACCGCGTGGAAGAAGAAGGGGAAGTGCGCGTATTTATCGAACACAACGATAATTTCCGTCTGCCGGCCAACCCGGAAACACCGGTGATCATGATTGGTCCAGGCACCGGGATCGCCCCTTTCCGCGCCTTTATGCAGCAGCGTGCGGCAGATGAAGCGCCGGGTAAAAACTGGTTGTTCTTTGGCAACCCGCACTTTACCGAAGATTTCCTCTACCAGGTGGAATGGCAGCGCTACGTCAAAGAGGGCGTCCTGAGCCGCATCGATCTGGCCTGGTCCCGCGATCAAAAAGAAAAAATATACGTACAAGACAAACTGCGCGAACAGGGCGCAGAGCTGTGGCGCTGGATTAATGACGGCGCGCACATTTATGTCTGCGGCGACGCGAATTGCATGGCGAAAGACGTTGAGCAGGCACTGCTGGAAGTGATTGCCGAATTCGGCGGTATGGATGCCGAAGCGGCGGATGAATTTTTAAGTGAGCTGCGCGTTGAGCGCCGTTATCAGCGAGATGTCTACTAA
- the queD gene encoding 6-carboxytetrahydropterin synthase QueD codes for MSTTLFKDFTFEAAHRLPHVPEGHKCGRLHGHSFMVRLEITGDVDPHTGWIMDFAELKAAFKPTYDRLDHYYLNDIPGLENPTSEVLAKWIWDQVKPAVPLLSAVMVKETCTAGCVYRGE; via the coding sequence ATGTCCACCACCTTGTTTAAAGATTTCACCTTTGAAGCCGCTCACCGCCTGCCCCACGTACCGGAAGGGCATAAATGTGGCCGCCTGCATGGTCATTCATTTATGGTGCGCCTTGAAATTACCGGTGACGTCGATCCGCATACCGGTTGGATCATGGATTTCGCCGAACTGAAAGCCGCGTTCAAACCGACGTACGATCGTCTGGATCATTATTATCTGAACGATATTCCAGGTCTGGAAAATCCAACCAGCGAAGTACTGGCAAAATGGATTTGGGATCAGGTTAAACCTGCCGTACCGCTGCTGAGCGCGGTAATGGTGAAAGAGACCTGCACAGCAGGCTGCGTGTATCGCGGCGAGTGA
- a CDS encoding FAD-dependent oxidoreductase produces the protein MADDFDIIIIGAGIAGTACALRCARTGLSVLLIERGEFPGSKNLSGGRLYCHALAELLPDVHQSAPLERRITQENLTLLTRDGATTWSSLQPDGDSWSLLRARFDPWFVAQAEAAGVQCVNGVTVEALHIEDGRVCGVMCEDETLRARYVVLAEGANSVLAERYGFLPRPAATSMALGIKEVLALDKQTLEERFRLSGEEGAAMLFSGEICGDLPGGAFLYTNQETLSLGVVCPLSSVAQSDIPTVEMLERLKAHPALRPLLRGSETLEYGAHLVPEGGLHSMPVQYAGEGWLLTGDALRSCVNTGFSVRGMDMALIGAQAAAQTLINACQKHAPQNLFPAYHQDIQHSLLWEVLQRYRDVPALLQRPGWYRQWPALMQDISHELWHQGHHPVPPLRQIVWRHFRRHGLRHLAGDIIRSLRCL, from the coding sequence ATGGCTGACGATTTCGATATCATCATCATCGGTGCAGGGATAGCGGGCACCGCTTGTGCTTTACGCTGTGCGCGGACTGGACTCTCAGTCCTGCTGATTGAACGCGGTGAGTTTCCCGGCAGCAAAAATCTTTCCGGCGGTCGTTTATATTGTCATGCGCTCGCCGAACTTCTTCCCGACGTTCACCAGTCCGCCCCCCTTGAACGCCGTATCACTCAGGAAAACCTCACGCTATTAACCCGTGATGGCGCAACAACCTGGTCCAGCCTGCAACCAGACGGTGACTCATGGAGTCTGCTGCGCGCCCGCTTCGATCCCTGGTTTGTCGCTCAGGCCGAGGCCGCAGGGGTACAGTGCGTTAACGGCGTTACGGTTGAAGCGCTCCATATTGAAGATGGCCGAGTCTGCGGCGTCATGTGCGAAGATGAAACGCTGCGCGCCCGTTATGTCGTACTGGCAGAAGGAGCAAACAGCGTGCTGGCGGAACGGTATGGATTCCTGCCTCGCCCCGCCGCGACATCAATGGCGCTGGGGATCAAGGAGGTGCTGGCGCTGGATAAACAAACGCTTGAAGAGCGCTTCCGATTGTCCGGGGAGGAAGGTGCCGCCATGTTGTTTAGCGGAGAAATTTGCGGCGATCTCCCTGGCGGCGCGTTTCTTTATACCAACCAGGAGACGCTCTCTTTAGGCGTAGTGTGTCCACTCTCTTCTGTTGCGCAGAGCGACATTCCGACAGTCGAAATGCTGGAACGGCTCAAAGCACATCCAGCGCTGCGTCCTTTGCTCAGAGGCAGCGAAACGCTGGAGTACGGCGCACATCTGGTGCCGGAAGGCGGCTTACACAGCATGCCCGTCCAGTACGCAGGCGAAGGCTGGCTGCTGACAGGCGATGCGTTGCGCAGCTGCGTCAATACCGGCTTCTCCGTACGCGGTATGGATATGGCGCTCATCGGCGCTCAGGCGGCCGCGCAAACCCTGATTAACGCCTGCCAGAAACATGCGCCGCAAAATCTGTTCCCGGCCTATCATCAGGACATCCAGCACAGTCTGCTGTGGGAGGTTTTGCAACGCTATCGGGATGTTCCCGCGCTGTTGCAGCGCCCGGGATGGTATCGTCAATGGCCTGCATTAATGCAGGATATTTCTCACGAGCTCTGGCATCAGGGGCATCATCCTGTGCCGCCGCTGCGCCAGATCGTCTGGCGTCATTTTCGCCGTCACGGCCTGCGCCATCTGGCAGGCGATATTATCAGGAGCTTACGATGTCTGTAG
- a CDS encoding ferredoxin, giving the protein MSVARNIWRPADISHIVTAAAVDSKTAERLITSCPAGLFSRTPEGGLQVDFRGCLECGACRLLCDEKTLQQWRYPASGFGITYRFG; this is encoded by the coding sequence ATGTCTGTAGCCCGCAACATCTGGCGCCCCGCCGATATTTCCCATATCGTTACGGCTGCCGCTGTCGACAGCAAAACGGCAGAACGGCTGATCACGTCCTGCCCCGCCGGACTCTTTTCCCGCACGCCGGAAGGGGGCCTGCAAGTCGACTTTCGCGGCTGCCTGGAGTGTGGCGCCTGTCGACTACTGTGTGATGAAAAAACGCTGCAACAGTGGCGCTACCCGGCATCTGGGTTTGGCATCACTTACCGATTTGGCTAA
- a CDS encoding glycerol-3-phosphate responsive antiterminator, with translation MPLLHLLRQNPVIAAVKDNASLQLAIDSECQFISVLYGNICTISAIVKKIKNAGKYAFIHVDLLEGASNKEVVIQFLKLVTEADGIISTKAAMLKAARAEGFFCIHRLFIVDSISFHNIDKQVAQSNPDCIEILPGCMPKVLGWVTEKIRQPLIAGGLVCDEEDARNAMKAGVAALSTTNTDVWTLAKHLN, from the coding sequence ATGCCCCTGTTACACCTGCTCCGCCAGAATCCGGTGATTGCCGCCGTTAAAGATAACGCCAGCCTACAGTTAGCCATTGATTCCGAATGTCAGTTCATCTCCGTGCTGTACGGGAACATTTGCACCATCAGCGCGATTGTGAAGAAAATAAAAAATGCGGGTAAATATGCGTTTATCCACGTTGATCTGCTGGAGGGGGCGTCAAATAAAGAGGTCGTGATCCAGTTTTTAAAATTGGTCACCGAAGCGGATGGCATCATCAGCACGAAAGCGGCAATGCTGAAAGCCGCCAGAGCGGAAGGTTTTTTCTGTATTCACCGTCTGTTTATCGTTGATTCCATTTCATTTCACAATATTGATAAGCAGGTCGCGCAGTCAAACCCGGACTGTATTGAGATCCTGCCGGGCTGTATGCCGAAAGTGTTGGGCTGGGTGACAGAGAAGATACGCCAGCCGCTGATTGCCGGGGGGCTGGTATGCGATGAAGAAGACGCCCGCAATGCGATGAAAGCCGGTGTGGCGGCGCTTTCCACCACCAATACCGATGTCTGGACGTTAGCGAAACACCTTAATTAA
- a CDS encoding electron transfer flavoprotein subunit alpha/FixB family protein, which yields MKIAIITDSHECAAMASWIAENALCTAELERWIIDPVPDVAEQVLDALAAQWLRTPVDMLIFPAGSPGDELATRLAWRLHGGSLCQVQAVDVRQGLVKKSHWGNALTATLQITARPLCLSLARQPEVSTSGHSLPVMTEYLITPTAPPDWLDKVESVNSVTTHPLLRAGRVLVVGQGGSEADADKITALGQALDAEVGYSRARVMNGGFDADRVTGISGHLLSPDVCIVAGASGAAALMAGVRQSRFVVAINHDASAPVFSQADVGIVDDWLPVLEELVRCKNA from the coding sequence ATGAAAATTGCTATCATTACTGACTCGCATGAGTGTGCGGCGATGGCGAGCTGGATCGCAGAGAATGCGCTTTGCACCGCAGAACTGGAGCGCTGGATTATCGATCCCGTGCCGGATGTTGCAGAGCAGGTGCTGGATGCGCTGGCGGCGCAATGGCTGCGGACACCTGTTGATATGCTGATCTTTCCGGCAGGTAGTCCGGGCGATGAACTGGCGACGCGACTCGCCTGGCGTCTGCATGGCGGCAGCCTCTGTCAGGTTCAGGCTGTGGATGTGCGACAAGGCCTGGTGAAAAAATCCCATTGGGGGAATGCGCTGACGGCAACGTTGCAAATTACCGCGCGCCCTTTGTGCCTGTCGCTGGCGCGACAGCCGGAGGTGAGCACTTCTGGTCATTCCTTGCCTGTGATGACGGAATATCTGATTACCCCCACGGCGCCCCCCGACTGGCTGGATAAGGTGGAAAGCGTAAATAGCGTCACTACCCATCCTTTGTTACGTGCCGGGCGCGTACTGGTGGTTGGGCAAGGGGGAAGTGAAGCGGATGCAGATAAGATTACCGCGCTTGGTCAGGCGCTTGATGCTGAGGTAGGGTACAGCCGTGCGCGGGTGATGAACGGCGGTTTTGATGCCGATCGCGTGACTGGAATATCGGGGCATCTGCTGTCGCCGGATGTCTGTATCGTGGCTGGCGCGTCAGGGGCGGCGGCGTTGATGGCCGGAGTACGCCAGAGCCGTTTTGTTGTGGCGATAAACCACGATGCCAGCGCGCCGGTTTTTTCGCAGGCGGATGTCGGGATTGTCGATGACTGGCTACCGGTGCTGGAAGAGTTGGTCCGCTGCAAAAATGCCTGA